DNA sequence from the Acidobacteriota bacterium genome:
CGCGGAGTTGTTCGCGCAGGTGATGGTGCCGAAGTTGCTGGGAACCCGCGTACCCGACGCCGAACCGAGTTTCGCCAGAATGATGCAGCAGAGTCGGAACCCGTTCCTCGACCGAGTCGGGGCCAGAGTGCTGCCGAGGTTCCTCGACATCCACGATGACCCCACGCTCAACGACGACGGCTTCCTCGGCGGCTACGAAGTCGACGACGACGGCGTCGAGCCAGGCCCAACGGCCCTGGTCGAGAACGGCGTCCTCAAGTCTCTGCTCACGTCGCGCAACCCGGTCCCCGGGATCGAGAACAGCACCGGGAACCGCCGTGGCGAGGGTCCGGCGCCGAGCAACCTGCTCGTCACCTCGGATCGTGGCATGAATCGCGACGAACTCCTCGCCGAGTTCATGCTGCTGGTCGAGGAGCGTGGTGCGGACTACGGAATCGTCGTACGCCGCCTCGCCAAGTTTGAAACCGGGGACGACCCGGCCTCGCTCTTCAACATGCTGAGAGCGGGACCCGAGGCGGCGACAGCGCTCGGCGACGCCAGTCTGGCCTTCAGGGTCTTCCCGGACGGCCGGGAGGAACTGCTTCCCAAGGCAGAACTGGTGGCCGTGACGGAAGCCGCGTTCCGCGACATCGTGGCGGTGTCGGAAACCTCCACGGTGTACAGCTTCCCGCACTCAGCCGCCGGTGGGATGATCCCGTCCTTCCTGGCGAGCGCTCTGAGCGCTCTCGGCCTGGGCGAGGTGGTAACGGTCTCGATCCCCGATCTGCTGTTCGAAGAACTGAGTCTGCGCAAACCGTCCGGAAACGCCCCCCACCTGCCGGTGGCGCACCACCCTTCCTTCGATCCCTAACGGACAGACGGTTCGCTCAGTCCCCACAGCGCGGACGTTGCGAACTCCAGGCTGTTTCCGTCCGGGTCGCGAAAGTAGATGGACCGTCCCCGGCTTCCACCCCAGTCGATCTCCTGCTCGACCGGAACACCAAGGCTCTCGAGACGAGCACGCCAGAGGTCGATCTCATCCTCCGTGACGCCGAACGCAAGGTGACCGGGGCCACGGGATCCGTGGAGCCCGAGACCCCGCGGGGTCAAGTCCGGGTCGGATGTCGCCTCCGGGTTGAAGAGCAGGACCATCTGGCTACCGCAGCGGAAGAACACGTGCCTCCCTTCGAGCTTCGAGTGGAGGGTTAGTCCCAGAACATCCGTGTAGAAGGCCTCGGCCGCCTCCAGATCGTCCACGTAGAGACAGGCCTCGAGAACGAAGTCCAGTTTCATCCTCGCGCCTCCGTACATCAGTCCTTCTTTACACCCCGACCCGTCGCGCCCGCAGGCGGCCTGTCGCGCAGGATACCGGCCCGTTCCAGCTCATCGACTCGCCATGCCGGAAACCCGAGCACGTCGGCGAGGATCTCCCGATTGTGCTCCCCCAGGCAGGGCGCGCCGCGACGGTAGGTCGGCGGCGTGGCGCTCATGTGGATCGGCAGACCCGGATAGCGGCGCCGACCGACTTCCGGGTGGTCGACCTCGGCCCAGAAGCCGCGAGCCTCCAGGAACCGACTATCCGCCAGGTCGCGGGCGTCGGCGACCGGGGCCGCCGTCAGGCCGGCGCGATGCAGAGTCGCCGCCAGGTCGTCCCGCTCCCGGCCGCGGGTCCACCTCGCGAGTAACTCGTCGACCCGGTCCTCGTCAGCCTGCCGCTCCTCGAGCGACAGCGAGCGAAGCGCCTCCGGCAGGTGCGCGATCTCGCACAGCGCTCGCCACTCCCCGTCGCTCTCGACGCTGATCGCGATCCACCGGTCCTCACCAATGCACGGATAGCAACCCTGGGGAGCCCGCCAAGGATGCCGGTTGCCGCGCCGGGGCTCGGCGGCGCCGCGAAGCTGCGCCGCCAGAATGTGATCGCCGAACATCGTCGCCATCGCCTCGACCATCGGGGTCTCGACGGTGCCGCCCCGTCCCTCGCTCGACCGGGAGCGGCCGTACAGCATGGCCAGCGTCCCGACGGCCGTGTGCAGGGCGGTCATCGGATCCGGCCAGGCGATGCCCGACCGGTGGGGACCGCCGTCACGGTAGCCGAGTGCGGACGTCAGTCCCATCGTCGACTCGATCAGCGGACCGAAGGCAAGCCGGTCCCGGTAGGGGCCCGAGTTGCCGAAACCTGGCATCGAGACGGCGATCACACCCGGGTTGATCTCCCGCAGCCGATCCGGGTCGAGTCCGAGTTTCGGCATCACCCGCGGACTGAAGTTGTCGCAGACGACGTCCGCGCGCTCAACCAGGGCCTCGAAGATGCGTCGGGCCTCCGGCTCGCCCAACTCAAGGGTCACGGACCGCTTGTTCCGGTTCATCTTGTTGAACGCGGCGTTGCGGTTGAACGGACAGTCGCCTGCGTCGTTCTCCGGGAACAGGTGGGTGAGACGGGCAAGCCTCGCCGATCGGGTCGCCGGGCCCCGCGCCCACGCCGCCTCGACCTTGATCACGTCGGCGCCGAGATCACCCAGGATTCGCGTCGCCAGCGGGCCCGCCCAGACCCTGGTGAGGTCGAGCACGCGGACTCCATGCAGGGGCCCGTCCTTCAGCGCGGATGCCGCTGGCACTCGGCCCTTGGCGGTCTCCCGCGCCTGCCAGCCCACAACCCCGTCCAAAGCCGGCGCCGTGCCGGCGACCGAGGAATCGATGACCTGCGCTGCTGCCGCGCCGTTCAGAAGGAACGGTC
Encoded proteins:
- a CDS encoding VOC family protein translates to MKLDFVLEACLYVDDLEAAEAFYTDVLGLTLHSKLEGRHVFFRCGSQMVLLFNPEATSDPDLTPRGLGLHGSRGPGHLAFGVTEDEIDLWRARLESLGVPVEQEIDWGGSRGRSIYFRDPDGNSLEFATSALWGLSEPSVR
- a CDS encoding CoA transferase, which codes for MIEVAGSAAGAYAGRLLSVCGAEVLRLEPPGGDRWREVGERWRGVGAEYAYLNVGKRAARLRPSEDGGREQTLELVERGRVDVVVESAAPGPLEPLIDESDAPQTVLLRISPFGLGARTTGVWGEAGPPPSNGFTDDAWSGHLYLNGAPDREPIARPGLHSACQAGAHAVIGGLAALLARPASGGGQTVDVSHVEALAALHQYTTVMWSQAGYILGRVGNSQGGPWHPVGVHRCKDGYVALSMPSREMLQPFLEAAGLAHVLEDPRFTEDADRAEHREEFDRAIDPWMMAHTAAEIIEMGERVRVPIGPVLDALEVLDDPHFRARGFFVPIDGDGGPLVPRGPFLLNGAAAAQVIDSSVAGTAPALDGVVGWQARETAKGRVPAASALKDGPLHGVRVLDLTRVWAGPLATRILGDLGADVIKVEAAWARGPATRSARLARLTHLFPENDAGDCPFNRNAAFNKMNRNKRSVTLELGEPEARRIFEALVERADVVCDNFSPRVMPKLGLDPDRLREINPGVIAVSMPGFGNSGPYRDRLAFGPLIESTMGLTSALGYRDGGPHRSGIAWPDPMTALHTAVGTLAMLYGRSRSSEGRGGTVETPMVEAMATMFGDHILAAQLRGAAEPRRGNRHPWRAPQGCYPCIGEDRWIAISVESDGEWRALCEIAHLPEALRSLSLEERQADEDRVDELLARWTRGRERDDLAATLHRAGLTAAPVADARDLADSRFLEARGFWAEVDHPEVGRRRYPGLPIHMSATPPTYRRGAPCLGEHNREILADVLGFPAWRVDELERAGILRDRPPAGATGRGVKKD